The sequence below is a genomic window from Vigna radiata var. radiata cultivar VC1973A unplaced genomic scaffold, Vradiata_ver6 scaffold_7, whole genome shotgun sequence.
tactGGAAGTGCTTTTCTTTATCTCTTCGCTTCTGTTTTCTTTGCCTTGTGTAATTATCTCCATTCGTTTTTCCCACTACGATTCGGCGCTTTTCTATCAttgtttcaaaacatttttcctAGTGCTTGTTTTGTTTAATGTACAACTTTAAAGCTGTAAGAAAagtatatttctttctttctttaatatCCCAAGAATAGATACTACACAAAAACCTATAGCTGAACTggcataatatatatatatcttcattAAAGCCttctaaaattatatctattaacCAAATTTACAGTCAACCTtctccaaataaaatatttaacataattttattagattacTTACAATAAAGAACTAACCAATATAAACCCCAAACCCAAATCAATACGAAGTTATAGCTTCGTAATTTCAATATGAGTACATCTAACTATACTAAATACTTATATCAAATAATCACTTATATCCTATTCTAGATGATTGGAAACAGgatagtaatatattttttttttttggtatatatTTTTTCAGGGATATGTCGAGAATATAGATATCGATCTCATTACAGAAAGAATTGGGTATCATGACAATTGTAATTGGCGAACTAGTGATCTTCATTACATACAATATTGATAATGAATAATAGAATTTGAGTACATAAACTTATGTCTTGCAAAATCAATAAAGGTCCTTATAAATGAGTACTTGAATTATATATTGAGACACAACAACCTATAATTTCCACTAACTTAGAAGGATGTCAAATCATAATTGTTCCATTGTATAAATGTTTGTtgttaaaatgaattataactCACAGGTTAATTCGACCTATTACGGGTTCAGGCCGATTTGACTTTGAAAAAAATGTCATCTTTTATACGGGCTAATTTTCAACCTGGCTTACTTGGAACTCGACTCATCTTGGTTGAACTCATGGAGAGCCTAGTTGGCTCATTGACCCACCtaatttatgtttcaatattattagtcaacactttttttattgtgttgtagagataaacaaaaatgtttccaagagagaaaaatattatggatTTATCTATataagactctaatattataaatggataagtgatacaaaaataatcaattttagatACTTATTTGTTCGCTTTTTTGTCTTACTTTTAGATTACATTTGCATTGTTtgatactttttcttatttttaattgtctttgAAGTTTAAGATCATTTtagagtaaaatttatttagatttgaattacaattttttttttttagatttgaaaaagaattgtAATTAAGTAAGCTAGTGAGTCAATCCGTTTAATCCTCCAACACGTCCAGGTtcgatttttttcttttaactcactaataaatgagttgggttgggttagctgactaagtgaccaacccatgaTTAGCTGGGTCGGATCGGATCGGGTTactcattttgacaacactaataAATATACCTAGAATgatagtgaaaaaaataaatgataaagaaTGTTTATTTAGTGATGAAAACAAAAGTTTCACTACTACTTTAGCCAGAAAAATACacatatatgttaaaaatataacatactatactaataattaatttttctagtattgaatgtatattatttagaaattctattatcatttatcgtattattagtattaatatatGACTTTAACACTTGTACTATgacattttagtttttgttaaaaaattgagCATATAAGAAGAACCTTATTCTTAATTATCTTTGACGCATGTGTCAcaactttattaatatatatatatatatatatatatatatataacttaaaaatttattattttaataattttatgtaattagttaaaaaaatattagaataatataatttaaaaaacatattcttttaaaatagcACTTGAGTTGTTTTCaccatttgatatattttcgCTTCAATGTCAATTGAGAAATGTGTTTAGAACTTAACAAAATTAGGTTCAAGTTTTAAAtagggactaattccaattttcactaaaagttaatggagctaaaacatatttaacccttgaaTTTATGTATAAACTAGTTCAACCAAGCAAGCATcagaaaatgcaaaaaaaaaaacacaaaataacgTTGAAGTAAATTGAGCTCAACACCAGGTATAGCGCCGAATGAACCAAACCTCTCATTCAGCGAGCCAAATCTCTCGCCCAATGAATTAGGGAGAAAAGGTTCCAGACATGAAGGGGGAGAAATGGTGCTCAACGCTCAAAAACACCGCTCAATGCCCAAAAATCAAAAGCTCACTATTTTTCCAGTGATCAGAATTATACAGGGTCGCTTAACGCCACACTAAAACCCATAAACTTTGAAAAACTAGTGCAACAAAATGATATGACAACAATTATTTTAGACAATAGGCAACGATTCACCAACCGAGGCATATTAAGGAAAGGTAGAAAgtgagggggggggggttggcTTCGGTTTAAAACCAAAGCCAAAAGTTGAAGATTTTGCTTTGGTTATAAGAAAACCGAAGcaataaaccaaaaaaaaaataataaaaaaaataaaattttgggtGTTTAGCCACGATTCCAATAACAACCACTAACATAAACAGTTTCTAAATGAAGGACAAAGTATAATTACATGATAAATGCATGATATCATTTTATACAGAAGCATAATGAATGTATCAGAGTAAATAACTCTACaactttttgttaaaaaatgaagcatattaaatgattttcaaACCATTTTGAATAATACGCAACATTTGATGCTAAACATGTATGAAGTAACAATTTGAACATGTTAAGTAGTTATATATCAGCagatataaacataaaaaccaGTAAAGCGATTTTTAACCGATTACGTTATGAAGCTAACTGATTAAGATCTTTACTAAGCGAATTCTAATCGATTATAGATCTTCTGTAATCGGTTCGATTACGTGAGTAAGTTCAAATAGCCAAATATGATCATAAACTTTTCAAGATCAGTGTTAAATCTGCATAGCACAACATTCTCAACAATATTGAGTGTTAGTACAATATAATAACCAATATAAGAGCAATAATTGTGTTGCAATTGTAATATGAAATGAGTATGAATGTGCAATGAAGTATATGACAATGAAATATATTAGATTCCATCCATACACAAAAAGTTCAATCAATCAGATTTCATCAAATCATCGACACATTCATATAGAAAGCATTTAGACAATAAGCACTGGATATGAAATCAAAAGCAAtatttcattcaaccaaagtaaaGAGTAAAAATAGAACAAAGTATCAGAGTTTATAAGATAAGGCCTTATGGCCAAATTACAATcccataaaaaataaaacaaaacagaagCTAATCTAGACTCTAATTCCTAATATGAGTCTCAGATTTCAATAAACTCGTCTTCTGTTTGGTCCTCCACATCATCAGTGTCTTCTTCTGAAGTACCTCCAAAAGGATTGATCTCCAGTACTTCATCAAGCTTTCTATGTGCTTTGGTCAAAGACTTCTAAATCTTAGTAACCTTGGCAGATTGTCTCTTGAATGGATCAACCACAAATTTCTCAAATTCTATCTTGGTTTGAAGCTATATTCAGATTTATGAACTCTCAGCGGTTCAATCTCTTCAACTAATGGCATATGCTCATCTTTAAATGACCAACCATTCTCATCTTTTCTCAGTCCCATGTGGTGCAAGGCCAACTTTTCAACAATATTCTTCTTTGAACAATCCAAGGTAACCTCACCAGTGAGGTCAATGTAATAATGCCTTAATACCTTGCTTATGAAGACAACATAAGGGAGATGGTAAATATATTGTTTGTTAATCTTGACCACGTGATCACTAATAAGAGAAATCCAATTTGTTGGAACCTTAGCTTTTAATGCATGTATGAAATATACATCTTCTATTGTTAGTTGAGCATGCTTTCCCCCCCTTGGAATAGCAGAATCCAGGCTAATGCAAATGCACACAGTCTCTCATCCCTTTTCATACCTCCAGCTCTAAAAAAGGTGAAGTCCCTTGGATCATCTGGGAGCCTCCTCAAGCAGTTTTTATAAATGGCCATCTTATTGATGCCAGAAATACCCAAGTGTGATTTGTATCCTTAGGTTTGAGTCCCGCAATGGTCGACCATATTGCTTCATCAATCTTGATGTCAACAACTTTTACCCGAGAGCAGATAAAACCATTTACTACCTTCATATTCACATAGAACACATTTACCAGGTCAGGGTAATAATCTCCATCCTCTTCCTGGCCGCAACAACAGGGAACACAATCAATCCTTGATTTTAATGAATCTGATCTCCAAAAAGTACACCTTATTGTGAAAATATGATCAACCTTAGTTGTATTTTTAAGTGATTCTTCTCTTTTAAAGCTCTTTTTGTCATAGGAATTGGATTGAGCTTGAGTTTTCTTAGAAGTTCTTCTCAAGTTTTGTTGTTCAACCTTTGTACACATTTGaactaaataattcaaatatttattaggTATAAGCTCAACTCTAACCCGTATGTAAAAATTAGGACCACTCAAAAATTTAGCCAAAGTGATTTCCTCATTCTCAATTATGTATGCCCTATATAACTTCATTTTCTGTCTATACTCCTCGACAAACATAGACCTCTATTGAAATCTTTGGAGTTTATCCAAGAGTTCCTTATTGTAGTAGGAGAGAATGTGCCTCCTCCTTAGGGCAAACTTAAGATCATTATAATATTCGATAGAGGGGTCATTGTGGCGACACATCTCTTGGGCTAAAGAAATCCACCAATACATTACATGCCTTCAAAAGCTAAGGGTAGTCAATGACACCTTCCTTTCTTCACTAACTTGGTGGCAAGCAAAGATTTAttccaccttcatttcccaGTCAAGGTATGTTCTACATTATCTTTGCCATGAAATAAAGGTAAGTAAACTTTAACTTCTTTAGGAGTAGGTTCCATTCTGTCTTCTAGAGATAAAAGACTGTTGATAGTAATCTCCTACTCTAAGACCCCATGCTCATAGTGAGACTCCCCACTCCTACTTCCCATTgatgtctttttcttttgtattgttTCTTGCTTTAACACTCTAATGCCATCCGTCATGAGtacaatttgtaatttttaacaATCTTATCTTTACTTCTTAATATCTCTTTCTCTTGGCGTCATTGGTTAAGTTGTTTAAgttcttttgaattttattttaaagtggTTGGTTCCTCAGGGTCACTTCCCCACAGTGAGATGAATGTCTTGACATCTTTTAAGATTTTACCAAAAGTCACTCCtaggtaagagaggtgagtcAAAGACTTCTTAAGTACCATAAAAAACCTCAAGGTACTTATTTTACCACTTTCAAAAGAGGGTGACTATTGAATTCAAAAGATGGACTCAAACAcaagaaaagataaatttaaagacACCTAGACCTAGTCGGACTCTAGTGTAACAAAGCTTAGAGCTTAATCTCTTGTAACCAAGTCACTCCTTAAAATGCAAATTAAAAGCAAAGTGAATTCCTAAGGTGAGGTTTATAGCTTTGGCTCCAAGCACACTCACCGAATAAGTTCAATTATAAAGTTGAAATTTAAAAGAGTTGCTAAGAGATGGAAGAACACTAAAGATTCTTCCAACACATGGTTAAAAGGCCTTTTACATGAAGTAGTAAAAACAGATTACAAATACAACAAACAATAGACACTAAAACACTCTCTCTCGGTTTTGATGTGTGCACTCCACCAGCCATTCTTTCTCTCAGCTTTTAGACACTCAATTCACCAGCTTTTAGACACTTAATTCTCCAATTCCCTTGCTGTTTGCTCACTCAAACTTTTGTTTAGACTGCTGTTTACTGTTGCCATGAAAACACTTGGCTCAAGAGTGTCTTCCAAGCCTTCACCTCATAGAAGGCTACCACTAGTTAGGGTTAGCTTCCTAGAAATATTTCTGCACCAACACAAATTTACACCAGCAtgttccaaaataataaaagcaatgaaacgaaaattagaaaaagaattgtgAATGTGACAAAACCAAGAAAGCAAAACGACaaggaaaagaaacaaataagtTGTGAAAGAAGGATAACACTCAAAGAGAACCTAATGATCAGAAATATACTACAAGTAAGTTGAATCACACATGACAGAAATAAATTTTGCAATGCTGAAAAGGAAGATTACAAGTCTTAGTTTTCAATGAGGCTTACTCAAATTAATTTGACTGATATATCAGATAATGCAAAAGTCATCAACATACTGTGAATTGcactttgaattttcttttactttgctCATTCAAGGCTTCGGCCAACAACTTCTTTTAACATATGATTCTTTTTATTCAAAAGGCCACTTCAATACTGTTATATTTCAGATACTTTTGCTACAATTCAACAATATGATAATGAAGttattttcattcatctttGCAGCCATGCCGTTGTTATTTTGTTCCAGTTTCTATTCCTTTTGTTATCGGTCCAAGCTATTTAATATCCTGTTCAGCTCAATGAAAAATACACTGAATTCATATCAGATTATATCTTTTGTATGTCATTAGTTGATCAATGCAGCATCAAACACTATTCATCGCATTCTAAAGTCTTGTAACATTTCTTATTCTGATACATATAATTTCTGTGATGCTTGTGCTGTTTGGAAAATACATCAACTTCCTTTTATTGATTCATCTACTACCTATAGTAAACCTCTCGATCTTGAAACACTATTTCTATCTCTACTCCGGACAAGAAAATAAACATTCTAGCAGCTTCTTTTTacccataaaaaaatataacattttttgcTGCCAGTAAAAGAGGTTTTTAGTGTTGTCATATTGTTCTATCACTTGAACAATTGGTCATTTGAATAAACTCAAGTTAGATTTAGGCTTTTAAATAGGGAGTTTGTTAAAAACTAGGCAAGGATTCAAGCTAGACGAATTgtggaaagaaaattataacctcatttttataacatttaagcaatgattttttaaaagttttatctGACTTAATTTTATGtccatataaaattatattttccgTTATTACATGTCAAAACATTGAAATTCACGTTATTTAgaattattagttaaaattctaaatttcataaaataaacatttcttCAACTATCTTTAATCctgtttataaaaatttatacttaataatatacatatagtcaaaaaaaagttttaaagacATTGGATatgattgaattaattaaaatttactttcagtTTATGAAACACCAACATATTTTGATATAGCTATTTACTTTCGATGTATATTAATAAAGATTATTTGCTGTAGAACTGATGCGTAATAATATTGTAAAGATCCAAATTCCAGGTCATATacgtatatatatttatgaacaAAATGTAGTCTCTAGGAATATCCTGTTGTCCCAGACAAATTATAAAAGGCATGTtgttgaatttaaaaagaaaataaaaaagtgtgtGAGAGTTATAATTAAGAGAAGGTTCCCTTTAATTTATGGTGGCGTGCGTGTGGGTGTGAGGTGTAAAATTTGAATCAGAATAGCTTCATCCCATAAGCTTTGCTTTTTCCACCTCAGCAATTGCTTGTCTCTTCTTCCAAAGTGAGCACCTTTGAACCCCATTTCCTTTTTAAGACCTCCACTATATCATTACACTATAACATAGTGAAATAGCAAGAtcaagaaggagaagaagaagaagaagaagaagatgggagATTGGGGTCCAGTTTTTGTGTCTGTGGTGCTTTTCATTCTGCTGACTCCAGGGCTTTTGGTTCAGATTCCAGGAAGAGGCAGCTTCATAGAGTTTGGAAACTTCCAAACAAGTGGCTTATCAATATTGATCCATGCTATCTTATACTTTGCTCTTGTTTGCATCTTCATGTTAGCAGTTGGGATTCACATGTACATGGGCTAAGTCATCATCGTTATCCCATGTATACACTTTTACTATATACTTTTCTAGTTTTGCTTCTGTCTCCTTTCTGTTTAAGGATGTCATTTCTTTTCCTTGTAACGCccttttttcttcatctttcaataaatttcttgGAATCAAGCTTGTGAATTAATGAGGAGAACTCAGTTTTtgatcttctttttttctcttcatttcctCTTGATTTGCATTAGTTAGAAAGAACTTGGATGTTGAGTGCCTGGAAACAATTATCTAACGTGAATTAAAGATTCTCTCTTCTCGTTAcacttcaaataattaataaacaagcAAATTTCTCTCATTTTATATACTGAAAAGTTTTGcgtattttttaatattaaaatgtaattttttttatcgtttTAGTTGATtcatcttaaataattttttatttaaaataaaatattgttttattgatataaGACGACTGTTGAGTAGAAAAACAATtgtttatgtatatattcaCCCTTGTTCTTATACGCTTCAAATGGGACACGAGTCGGTAAAAACATGTTAATgggtttatatattattttttgaaacagaATCTATAGATTAAATAACTTTCACAGTGAATGAACATTATAACAAGTGTCATCATTggtttaagttaaaataaatacgATATTATTCTAAGTCTATTCAATATTATCTTTCAACTCAGGAAATTTTTTAGATCTTTGACCCCATCCTGATATGACATTTTTTATTCGTAAGTTGAATCTTACTCTAGGAATGTTCAGgtgatataattatttagttctatttaattatatattattgttgaaAGTCtggttataataaaaaaaaaagtgggcCGTGCAGAGCCTTTAATAGTTGCTTGTTGTTCTCTCCACCATCACATCATCTTTCTTAACCTCTCCATTCtttttaattccaattttattgTTAGGTtaaaaatttttacttttactatttaaattttttaattaatttaaaaattctatttcTACTAATTTTTGCTGCGCACCTCCATCCATCTCTCAtggattcttcttttctttcatttctatttcatttcctctcatttcttcttcctttcttttctttttctttcatgtttctctttttcattttccttttgagTTTCGTTGCTTCCACAGTGTAGTAAAAggtacaagaaaaattggtggTGAAACATGATGATTATATGAAGTTATTTGATTATGAGAGATTGTACAGTGAAAACGTATTTCAAACTAAGgatataattattatgagaATGATAAAGAAAGAGGATGCAATATGTTTGCATAATGTTAAATGGAAAGTAGGGAGCATGCGAATCTAGGATGTGAATTTTCTTAAAGGATAcgaaaaaagaaggaaaggaagaagaaatgagaGGAAGTGAAACGGAAATGGGGAAGAATGTAATCTCTGAGAGATGAGTAGGGTGAAGCTGTGCAGCAAAAATAAGTAGAAATAGAgttttcaaatcaattaaaaaatcctaaacggtaaaagtataaaagttttaacctaaggataaaattggaattaaaagAATGTGAAAAGACGAAGGGAGCATGGTGTGGTGATGGAGGAAGCAACACCTTTAtagttattacaaaattaaaaactatagtATTTTAATTGGGCTTTGTAAAGTTTTAATCATGTGATAATTTTCAGGATGTTAGCTTCCTCCATCACCATTTATTTTCTCTCCATCTCCCCCACTAAATTTTTAATGACAAaattatcctttaatttttaatcattttacttttaacctTAGATCATTCATCACTTTCACTCTGGCGCAACCCCACCCTCTAGCTTTCTCTCATTCTTTTGTGGTGTTGTGGTGTGGTTGTTCGTGTTGTTCATGGTGCGGTGGTGTGGCGGTGGGTAAGGTGGTAGTTGGTTCGTTGGTTGTGATTGATGCGTGCATATCTTCGTTGGTCTACCCTCGGGTTGGTTTTCTTTAACCTATGTCCCTCGGTGCTCTCGAATTGAATAGTCGCGACCTCCTCCCATTACATCACATCACACAATCAAACAAAAGGAGATGTAAGATATGATATGAATATGGTGTTCTCCTCAATCGACAAAATCTCTCATCACTTCTAGCCATCGTCGCCGACCCCGTCTCCACCGCAGATGAGGCCTCCAAGATGAGCCGCAGCACCTCCGAGTGGGCCTTCCAATGCTTCATCCAGATAGCTCCCGCTAACGTCGTTGTTACTACTCGCATTTTTCCTCTAGAATTCCACCATTAGTCGTCGTTGAACCGCCCTCTTCAAGTGAGATGTTTGGCACACAGCGCTGCCCGCCGCGTGATCTCCACCATCCTTAGTGGCCACCGCTTCATCTATTCTGACACCTTCCATTCCCTCCATCATATCTCTCTGTCACCTATAAATCCTTGAAGAGGATAACCACCAACCCCGCGCCTAGATGAATCTCATCTACAAGTTGATGAAAAATGTAATCTTTCGGAAGGTCATAATCATCATGAAATGCAATGTATACTCTTTCTCCAACTCAGTTCATATCAATTCATATGAAGGAACCATATGCAACTGATAACAAAGGTAAGCTCCCAAGGAACTCCTTCTCCAATCTACGGGGAAGACCCAATTCAGAGTAGCATCTCCATCTCCTTTGCAACGCACACAATGGAGATACTCACCCATGTAGAGGCTTCAACTTTTGTTTCACCTtccatcaaaattattattttaatatattttggtcaaagaaagaaagagatttaaggttaaaagtaaaataattaaaaattaaaaggtaattttatcattaaaaatttcGTGGGGAGATGGAAGGAGGAGAGGTGGTAGTAGAGGTAGCAACACCctgattttgat
It includes:
- the LOC106753856 gene encoding uncharacterized protein LOC106753856 produces the protein MGDWGPVFVSVVLFILLTPGLLVQIPGRGSFIEFGNFQTSGLSILIHAILYFALVCIFMLAVGIHMYMG